A window of the Dictyostelium discoideum AX4 chromosome 4 chromosome, whole genome shotgun sequence genome harbors these coding sequences:
- the mrd1 gene encoding RNA recognition motif-containing protein RRM has protein sequence MSNTRICVKQLPKHLTDKRFKEHFEKFGTVTDAKIIKKDGKSRLFGFIGFSTEQSAKNALSLNGTFIDTSKIVVETATVASETTENRPWSKYSIGSSSNKRLTEMEKEKEKKELKRKQDKLEQQSNKKQKKSHTNSLLDAELENDPEYQEFLNLVAPQANRKVWENDDKEIGKINRGEEEGEEGEENDNQVEDGKLPFSGKKKIELDHGKNKDLLVFEDADASDEEDLYEDMPTAPKKQNKKDDVDSIINEKKKKHDSSVSDLDWLSKFRSNNDEIIEKNQSIVYRDEEESEEEDVNNKENKKDKMKIDDNKENKKEKKKDKKKNKKDNDNDGDDDESKIKPIKYFEHDYTKEDEDVGESGRIFVRNLSYSTKEEDLEKVFSKFGKISEIHIPIDYDSKKSKGIAFILYLIPENAVQALNDMDGKVFQGRLIHVLPGKAAPAKQFSENKDNNNNGAEGGSSSFKAEKEQKQKTTSGSTHNWNALFMRSDAIVSSLAERYKMTQGQLLDPNQMDLAVRMTLMETHVINETKKFLEDQGVIIQDIGNKGSKRSNTVLLVKNIPFKTQEHELHELFSKFGELSRVVLSPARTIALIEYIHPNEAKVGFKNLAYSKFHHVPLYLEWAPEGVFKLPAPPKEIKKSEKSEKSSDSSNDKKEVESTTKTAATTTTTKKGTDNNTQFVYIKNLNWKTTNETLVGKFKSLKDYVNVNIATKANPKNPSERLPCGFGFIEFSSKQGAYECIKKLNGSSIDGYEISLKLSDKNETNVQEINKRRELPENSKQSIKSNGGQPNKPSSKIIIKNLPFESTIKEIRKLFTAYGEIQSVRIPKKPNGGHRGFGFVEFLTEEEAKNAMEALGNSHFYGRHLVLQYAEQDKNIDELREKANLDYEKIKNSTF, from the exons ATGTCAAATACAAGAATATGTGTAAAACAATTACCAAAACATTTAACAGATAAGCGTTTTAAAGAACATTTCGAAAAATTTGGTACTGTCACAGATgcaaaaattatcaaaaa GGATGGTAAATCTAgattatttggatttattGGATTTTCAACAGAACAATCAGCAAAGAATGCACTTTCATTGAATGGTACATTTATTGATACATCAaagattgttgttgaaacAGCAACAGTTGCAAGTGAAACAACTGAAAATAGACCATGGTCAAAGTATTCAATTggttcatcatcaaataaaagattaactgaaatggaaaaagaaaaagagaaaaaagaattaaaaagaaaacaagaTAAATTAgaacaacaatcaaataaaaaacaaaagaaatcaCATACAAATTCTTTATTAGATGCAGAATTAGAGAATGATCCTGAATAtcaagaatttttaaatttagttgCACCTCAAGCAAATAGAAAAGTTTgggaaaatgatgataaagaaaTTGGTAAAATAAATAGAGGTGAAGAGGAAGGAGAAGAAGGAGAGGAAAATGATAATCAAGTTGAGGATGGtaaattaccattttcaggtaaaaaaaagattgaatTAGATCatggtaaaaataaagatttattagtttttgaAGATGCCGACGCATCagatgaagaagatttaTATGAAGATATGCCAACAGCACCAAagaaacaaaataaaaaagatgatgTAGATTctataataaatgaaaaaaagaaaaaacatgATTCATCAGTTTCAGATTTAGATTGGTTAAGTAAATTTAgatcaaataatgatgaaatcattgaaaagaatcaatcaattgtttatagagatgaagaagaatcaGAGGAAGAggatgttaataataaagaaaataaaaaagataaaatgaaaattgatgataataaagaaaataaaaaagaaaagaaaaaagataaaaagaaaaataaaaaagataatgataatgatggtgatgatgatgaatctaaaattaaaccaattaaatatttcgAACATGATTATAcaaaagaagatgaagatgttgGTGAAAGTGGTAGAATTTTTGTTAGAAATTTATCATATTCAACAAAAGAagaagatttagaaaaagtttttagtaaatttggtaaaatCTCTGAAATTCATATTCCAATTGATTATGATTCAAAGAAATCCAAAGGTATTGCattcattttatatttaattccaGAGAATGCAGTTCAAGCATTAAATGACATGGATGGTAAAGTTTTCCAAGGTAGATTAATTCATGTTTTACCAGGTAAAGCCGCACCAGCAAAACAATTCtctgaaaataaagataataataataatggtgctGAAGGaggatcatcatcatttaaagctgaaaaagaacaaaaacaaaaaacaacaagTGGTTCAACTCATAATTGGAATGCATTGTTTATGAGAAGTGATGCAATTGTATCTTCATTAGCAGAACGTTATAAAATGACTCAAGGTCAATTATTAGATCCAAATCAAATGGATTTAGCAGTTCGTATGACATTAATGGAAACTCATGTAATTAATGAAActaaaaagtttttagaGGATCAAGGTGTAATTATTCAAGATATTGGTAACAAAGGTAGTAAACGTAGTAACACAGTATTATTAGTTAAAAACATTCCATTTAAAACTCAAGAACATGAATTACATGAATTATTCTCTAAATTTGGTGAACTTTCTCGTGTTGTACTTTCACCAGCTCGTACAATTGCACTCATTGAATATATTCATCCAAATGAAGCTAAAgttggttttaaaaatttagcaTATTCAAAATTCCACCATGTCCCACTTTACCTTGAATGGGCACCAGAAGGTGTTTTCAAATTACCTGCTCcaccaaaagaaattaaaaaatctgaAAAATCTGAAAAATCATCAGATAgttcaaatgataaaaaagaagTTGAATCAACAACTaaaacagcagcaacaacaacaacaactaaaaAAGGTACAGATAATAATACTCAATttgtttatattaaaaatcttAATTGGAAAACTACAAATGAAACACTCgttggtaaatttaaatcacttAAGGATTATGTTAATGTAAATATTGCAACTAAAGCTAATCCAAAGAATCCAAGTGAAAGATTACCATGTGGTTTCGGTTTCATTGAATTTTCATCAAAACAAGGTGCATATGAATgtataaagaaattgaatggTTCTTCAATTGATGGTTATGAAATCTCATTGAAATTATCAGACAAGAATGAAACAAATGTTCAAGAGATTAATAAAAGAAGAGAATTACCAGAGAACAGTAAACAAtctattaaatcaaatggtGGTCAACCAAATAAACCATCAtctaaaatcattattaaaaatcttCCATTCGAATCAACaatcaaagaaattagaaaattgTTCACTGCCTATGGTGAAATTCAATCCGTACGTATTCCAAAGAAACCAAATGGAGGTCATAGAGGTTTTGGTTTCGTTGAATTCCTCACAGAAGAAGAAGCTAAAAATGCAATGGAAGCACTTGGTAATTCTCACTTTTATGGTCGTCATCTTGTACTCCAATATGCTGAACAAGATAAGAATATTGATGAACTTCGTGAAAAAGCAAATTTAGattatgaaaaaattaaaaatagtacattttaa
- the pigF gene encoding phosphatidylinositol glycan, class F, translating into MANLNQSSSSIQVPKLSKYMISFGYFLMGIIVTATMFLSNNNNFSIVSYTLLSEIIFGVIISFLHIGFSIFAFPGNSSTLDKINRSLIGLSIGNFVFYFLLILYGAPFLKSIHTTFFFGFLLSSMCCLPPSILLGLNPQNWKDLFFTPNHNNIIDTCTTILVVFSILGAWIGAFPIPLDWDRPWQQWPISCVFGSIVGHIFGLFICSVYSLVHKEKKSM; encoded by the exons atggcaaatttaaatcaatcatcatcatcaatacaGGTTCCGAAATTATCGAAATATATGATATCGtttggatattttttaatgggTATTATAGTTACAGCAACAAtgtttttatcaaataataacaacttTTCAATTGTGTCATATACTTTATTATCAGAAATAATATTTGGTGTGATTATATCATTTTTGCATATAGGATTTTCAATATTCGCATTTCCTGGTAATAGTAGTACTttagataaaataaatagatcTTTAATTGGActttcaattggtaattttgttttttatttccttttaattttatatggtGCTCCATTTTTAAa gTCTATTCATACAACATtcttttttggatttttattatcttcaatGTGTTGTTTACCaccatcaattttattaggATTAAATCCTCAAAATTggaaagatttattttttacaccAAA ccataataatataattgataCATGTACCACAATTTTAGTTGTTTTTAGTATTTTAGGTGCTTGGATTGGTGCTTTCCCAATTCCTTTAGATTGGGATAGACCTTGGCAACAATGGCCAATTAGTTGTGTTTTTGGTTCAATAGTTGGTCACATATTTGGTTTATTCATTTGTTCAGTTTATTCTTTAGTTCACAAAGAAAAGAAGAGCatgtaa
- the prsA gene encoding phosphoribosyl pyrophosphate synthetase, translating into MGDRIKILTGNAHRELASEISDDLNLALGKAHVGKFSNGETSVMISESIRDMDVYIIQPTCNPNVNDNLMELLIMADAIRRASAHRITAVIPCFGYARQDKKDKSRAPITGKLVANLIETAGIDRVITMDLHASQIQGFFNIPVDNLYAEPQIIKYIRKYIPGEKVIVSPDAGGVKRAKSISDKLDADLAIIHKERKKANEVSGMILVGDVKDKVALIVDDMADTCGTLVSACEMLISKGATKVYALVTHGVLSGDAIQKLNESSLTELVITNTIPHAEKAAKCPKIKTINIAHTLSEAIRRTHHGESISSLFSDTK; encoded by the exons atgggtgatagaattaaaattttaacagGTAATGCACATCGTGAATTAGCATCAGAAATTTcagatgatttaaatttagcaTTGGGTAAAGCACATGTtggtaaattttcaaatggtgAAACCTCAGTAATGATTAGTGAATCAATTCGTGATATGGATGTTTACATTATTCAACCAACTTGTAATCCAAATGTAAATGATAACCTTatggaattattaattatggCAGATGCAATCAGAAGAGCTTCAGCTCATCGTATCACTGCCGTAATTCCATGTTTTGGTTATGCTAGAcaagataaaaaagataaatcaaGAGCACCAATCACTGGTAAATTAGTtgcaaatttaattgaaactgCTGGTATTGATAGAGTTATTACAATGGATTTACA tgCAAGTCAAATTCaaggtttttttaatattccaGTAGATAATTTATATGCTGAACcacaaattattaaatatattagaaAGTATATTCCAGGTGAAAAAGTTATTGTATCACCAGATGCTGGTGGTGTAAAACGTGCCAAATCAATCTCTGATAAATTGGATGCAGATTTAGCAATTATTCATAAGGAACGTAAGAAGGCAAATGAAGTCTCTGGTATGATTTTAGTTGGTGATGTAAAGGATAAGGTTGCATTGATCGTTGATGATATGGCCGATACTTGTGGTACTTTAGTATCCGCTTGTGAAATGTTAATTAGTAAAGGTGCTACTAAAGTTTACGCATTAGTAACCCATGGTGTTTTAAGTGGTGATGctattcaaaaattaaatgaatccTCTCTCACAGAATTAGTCATTACAAATACAATTCCACATGCTGAAAAAGCCGCTAAATGTCCAAAgattaaaactataaatatcGCTCATACTCTTTCTGAAGCAATTAGAAGAACTCATCATGGTGaatcaatttcttcattattcTCTGatacaaaataa
- the fslK gene encoding G-protein-coupled receptor family protein (Similar to GPCR) gives MRVLFILFLFYFYTYTEAQQYYPIDPTGKCEQYIGDSVITPCNSIYVSSTANQSTAMLSLNLYFSLLGGSSASCQNAYTFATLCSTYLPECEIFIDNSTNKEIAMPKRVCLDTCNSVSKNCQITSYFDCNQLEPISKLPLFPKESSDYNLTTYGGELNYRLDCYDPPKSNETTVIGYCPFPLVFRNRTIVGKGSDSLDNSENYGYTYVSEDSYCTIPCPAPIFSEKQWDNIFDTSDAISLVSLLCSVYLFITYMVINPKRNKYDYFFSFFVLSIILMSIAGTIGFSVGGTRKLLCPEINRRGVYTDPAVAAAGWIFQFAIINAILWFSINSFELWFQIKFIKRKLHLIKFYILAVLVISIALSVPLSAIGEFNAGLGNFVVWIESGKYQNWFFWGPLGIVLTVGTTFIGLVIWEIYKIVSSTNKSDFFKLQLKPLMNMLLIYLTFVYLFGYNFYIHNSLNGFYGSSEEFKNCIISTDGKDCRIQGPPYSSILMFVFCLRIYGVYCIALYGFSPKTRSIWSNSIVFNNSMANKLKTLYISSGTTKGGTSSTDIKMSTNNNSNMDSGGGKSSSMEPDEIILR, from the exons ATGAGagttttattcattttatttttattttatttttacacaTATACAGAAGCACAACAATATTATCCAATCGATCCAACAGGAAAATGTGAACAATATATTGGAGACTCTGTAATAACACCATGta attcaataTATGTTTCATCAACAGCAAATCAATCAACAGCAAtgttatcattaaatttatatttttcattattaggAGGTAGTTCAGCATCATGCCAAAATGCATATACTTTTGCCACGTTATGTTCAACA tATTTACCAGAATGTGAAATTTTCATAGATAATAGTACAAATAAAGAGATTGCAATGCCAAAAAGAGTTTGTTTGGATACTTGTAATAGTGTTTCAAAAAATTGTCAAATTACAAGTTATTTTGATTGTAATCAATTGGAACCAATTAGTAAATTACCTTTATTTCCAAAAGAATCATCAGATTATAATTTAACAACATATGGAGGAGAATTAAATTATAGATTAGATTGTTATGATCcaccaaaatcaaatgaaaccACTGTAATTGGTTATTGCCCATTTCCATTAGTTTTTAGAAATAGAACAATTGTTGGAAAAGGAAGTGATTCACTTGATAATAGTGAAAACTATGGATATACATATGTTAGTGAGGATAGTTATTGTACAATTCCATGTCCAGCACCAATTTTCTCAGAGAAACAATGGGATAATATTTTCGATACAAGTGATGCAATTTCATTGGTTTCACTACTTTGTTCAGTTTACTTATTCATAACATATATGGTAATAAAtccaaaaagaaataaatatgaTTATTTCTTTAGTTTTTTCGTACTAAGTATTATTTTAATGTCGATAGCTGGTACAATTGGATTTTCAGTTGGTGGAACGAGAAAACTTCTCTGTCCAGAGATAAATCGTAGAGGTGTATATACAGATCCAGCAGTTGCTGCAGCTGGTTGGATTTTTCAATTTGCAATTATAAATGCAATTCTATGGTTTTCAATCAATTCTTTTGAATTATGGTtccaaattaaatttataaagagaaaattacatttaataaagttttacATTCTTGCAGTTTTAGTAATTTCAATTGCACTATCAGTACCACTTTCGGCTATAGGTGAGTTTAATGCTGGTTTGGGTAATTTTGTAGTTTGGATTGAATCTggaaaatatcaaaattgGTTTTTCTGGGGTCCCTTAGGTATAGTTTTAACAGTAGGTACAACTTTTATTGGTTTAGTTATTTGGGAAATTTATAAA attGTTTcttcaacaaataaaagtgattttttcaaattacaattaaaacCTTTAATGAATATGTTGTTAATTTATCTTacatttgtttatttatttggttataatttttatattcataattctttaaatggTTTCTATGGTTCATCAGAAGagtttaaaaattgtataaTTTCAACAGATGGTAAAGATTGCAGAATTCAGGGTCCTCCATATAGTTCAATTTTaatgtttgttttttgtcttag AATTTATGGAGTGTATTGCATTGCATTATATGGGTTTTCACCTAAAACTAGATCAATTTGGTCAAATTCTATTGTTTTCAATAATTCAATGGCAAATAAACTCAAAACTTTGTATATTAGCAGTGGAACTACCAAGGGAGGAACATCATCAACTGATATAAAAAtgtcaacaaataataattcaaatatggATAGTGGGGGTGGTAAAAGTAGTTCAATGGAACCAGATGAAATAATATTacgttaa
- the expl2 gene encoding expansin-like protein: MKMKNFLSKSLLVLLIGLIGVKSADLSDCFSSRSTWYEAIQHGNCGYEQLTGKLGPGNLMIAAAATALYNGSFACGECYEIYGPGGTGKVMIVDQCPDPGWCDTPFPHLDLSPTAFNTTIGSTVGVAMTTVKKVSCDVTGNIKAYMKDAATTNTWFEFMVFNHRVGIASISVEDSKGTITSLPRRLYNYWTYNGNAASFPVIAHVYSIYGDQVDIYLTSSAGAQLYEGVGQFADPATTFADDCTAPFPVDTDGYIYDNGLVKPLNYNHPNLGWSDWSNGVTVNWADSSTPGADSTSKVVASGTLAYNTGIQIGTDLPVEWEGRFTALEFYIKADKDFTGLVVEYNGASKSQTPSLTTTWTKYTYDLTKDLGAPASLGKPAALKFRNNGSGSVKVYLDKIRLTPVASS, translated from the exons atgaaaatgaaaaattttctATCAAAATCTCTTTTAGTATTACTAATTGGTTTAATTGGAGTTAAAAGCGCTGATTTATCAGACTGTTTCTCTTCACGTTCAACTTGGTACGAAGCCATTCAACATGGAAATTGTGGTTATGAACAATTGACTGGAAAACTTGGACCTGGTAATCTTATGATTGCCGCTGCTGCTACTGCACTTTATAATGGTTCTTTTGCTTGTGGTGAGTGTTATGAAATTTATGGACCAGGGGGTACTGGTAAAGTAatg attGTTGATCAATGTCCAGATCCAGGTTGGTGTGATACTCCATTCCCACATTTAGATTTAAGTCCAACAGCATTTAATACTACAATTGGTAGTACAGTTGGTGTTGCAATGACAACAGTTAAAAAGGTTAGTTGTGATGTTACTGGTAATATTAAAGCCTATATGAAAGATGCAGCTACAACAAATACATGGTTTGAATTTATGGTATTTAATCATAGAGTTGGTATTGCATCAATTTCAGTTGAGGATTCAAAGGGTACCATTACATCACTTCCAAGAAGATTATACAATTATTGGACATACAATGGTAATGCAGCCAGTTTCCCAGTGATTGCACATGTTTATTCAATCTATGGTGACCAAGTTGATATCTATCTCACCTCATCAGCTGGTGCTCAATTATATGAAGGTGTTGGCCAATTTGCAGATCCAGCAACTACATTTGCCGATGATTGTACAGCTCCATTCCCAGTTGACACCGATGGTTACATCTATGATAATGGTTTAGTTAAACCATTGAATTATAATCATCCAAATTTAGGTTGGTCCGATTGGTCAAATGGAGTAACCGTCAATTGGGCAGATTCTTCAACACCAGGTGCTGATTCAACTTCAAAGGTTGTTGCAAGTGGTACACTCGCCTATAATACAGGTATTCAAATTGGTACTGATTTACCAGTAGAATGGGAAGGTAGATTCACCGCTTTGGAATTTTACATTAAAGCTGATAAAGATTTCACTGGTTTAGTTGTCGAATATAATGGTGCTTCAAAATCTCAAACACCATCACTCACAACTACTTGGACAAAATACACTTATGATCTAACCAAGGATTTAGGTGCACCTGCTTCACTCGGTAAACCAGCTGCTcttaaatttagaaataatGGTTCAGGTTCTGTTAAAGTTTATTTAGATAAAATACGTTTAACTCCAGTTGCCTCtagttaa
- a CDS encoding hypothetical protein (P11915 Nonspecific lipid-transfer protein, mitochondrial precursor (NSL-TP) (Sterol carrier protein 2) (SCP-2) (Sterol carrier protein X) (SCP-X) (SCPX)): protein MSSKFFNDLDATIKKDGTLAQKIKGIYQFDITENGTVKHYSVDLKTAPGSFKVGKHEKPECTIIVNEEDFVQILEGKLSEQTAFMKKKLAIKGNMALAMKFRSIVNAVKNNTKSAPAPAAATTTAPAAGGLDDGTLLGKEFEKLSKTVIANPDLVKKINGVYQFDIDTKKYTVDLKNNKGSVSVGPAPKADCTITMKEADFLSLMSGKLNGQTAFTKGLLKIKGNMGLAMKLGQITKAKPQAKL from the exons atgtcaagtaaattctttaatgacCTCGATGCCACCATTAAGAAAGATGGTACTTTAGCTCAAAAAATCAAAGGTATCTATCAATTTGATATCACTGAAAATGGTACTGTCAAACATTACTCTGTTGATTT aaaaacTGCTCCAGGTTCATTCAAAGTTGGTAAACATGAAAAACCAGAATGTACTATTATTGTAAATGAAGAAGATTTCGTTCAAATTCTTGAAGGTAAATTATCTGAACAAACT gcattcatgaaaaagaaattagcaATTAAAGGTAATATGGCATTAGCAATGAAATTCCGTTCAATTGTAAATGCTGTAAAGAATAACACAAAATCAGCACCAGCTCCAGCAGCAGCAACTACCACTGCACCAGCAGCAGGTGGTCTTGATGATGGTACACTATTAggtaaagaatttgaaaaattatcaaaaactgTTATTGCAAATCCAGACTTAGTTAAAAAGATCAATGGTGTATATCAATTTGATATTGATACCAAAAAATACACTGTCGActtaaagaataataaagGTTCAGTTAGTGTTGGTCCAGCTCCAAAAGCTGATTGTACCATCACAATGAAGGAAGCAGATTTCCTCTCTTTAATGTCTGGTAAATTAAATGGCCAAACTGCCTTCACTAaaggtttattaaaaatcaaaggTAATATGGGTTTAGCCATGAAATTAGGTCAAATCACAAAAGCTAAACCACAAgctaaattgtaa
- the mpi gene encoding mannose-6-phosphate isomerase, translating into MENNNNNNNNNNNNNNNNNNIVLLKCVSQNYEWGKYGSNSTVAKLLKGYAKECSDIIKETIPYAELWMGDHVSAPSKVEYKNKELKLREYIDTVQKEINEKSSTSSSSSSSIRGEIVEKRFGNDFPFLFKVLSIRTALSIQAHPDSQLAQVLFKKYPNIYKDPYHKPEIAIATTPFEALCSFRPLSEIQSFIDTIPEFKNSLPNNLIKLDDCKEYLKSIVTSLLKADGLLISNNLKELNNRLNEKREEERDDLDRLVLKLYSQYPGDVGVFFAYILNYIVLKPGEALFLGAGEPHAYISGDCVECMAPSDNVVRAGLTPKLKDVDTLGDMLTYRTGRPDLVVPQQRPDLSLTNYRCYQPPVDEFQVEYYHLDDCCKNINVYSSKGPSIVLVYSGNLSIENKSNQSTLNNLHTGSILFVPANTDYQFIQSDSSIPVSIYVASVSNRIFNKNNL; encoded by the exons atggaaaataataataataataataataataataataataataataataataataataatattgtattattaaaatgtgTTTCACAAAATTATGAATGGGGTAAATATGGTTCAAATAGTACAGTtgcaaaattattaaaaggaTATGCAAAAGAATGTAGTGATATTATAAAAGAAACAATACCATATGCAGAACTTTGGATGGGTGATCATGTTAGTGCGCCATCAAAAgttgaatataaaaataaagaattaaaattaagagAATATATCGATACAGtacaaaaagaaataaatgaaaaatcatcaacatcatcatcatcatcatcatcaattagaggtgaaattgttgaaaaaagatttggtaatgattttccatttttatttaaagttttatcaaTTAGAACAGCACTTTCAATTCAAGCACATCCAGATTCACAATTAGCacaagttttatttaaaaagtatCCAAACATCTATAAAGACCCATATCATAAACCAGAGATTGCAATTGCAACAACTCCATTCGAAGCATTATGTAGTTTTAGACCATTATCAgaaattcaatcatttatAGACACAATAccagaatttaaaaattctttaccaaataatt taataaaattagatgattgtaaagaatatttaaaGAGTATTGtaacatcattattaaaagcagatggtttattaatatcaaataatttaaaggaattaaataatagattGAATGAAAAGAGGGAGGAGGAGAGAGATGATTTGGATAGATTGGTTTTGAAACTTTATTCACAATATCCAGGTGACGTTGGGGTATTCTTTgcatatattttaaattatattgtaTTGAAACCTGGTGAGGCTTTGTTTTTAGGTGCTGGTGAACCACATGCATATATATCGGGTGATTGTGTTGAATGTATGGCACCATCTGATAATGTGGTTAGAGCAGGGTTAACACCAAAGTTAAAGGATGTAGACACCCTTGGTGATATGTTGACCTACAGAACTGGGAGACCTGATCTAGTGGTACCACAGCAAAGACCCGATTTATCTTTAACTAATTATCGTTGTTATCAACCACCCGTTGACGAATTTCAAGTGGAATACTATCATTTAGATGATTGCtgtaaaaatataaatgtaTACTCAAGTAAAGGTCCTTCAATAGTTTTGGTTTATTCAggtaatttatcaattgaaaacaaatcaaatcaatcaactttaaataatcttcATACAGGTTCAATCTTATTTGTACCTGCAAATACTGATTATCAATTCATTCAATCTGATTCATCAATACCTGTATCAATATATGTTGCAAGTGTTAGTAatagaatttttaataaaaataatttgtaa